From the genome of Pristiophorus japonicus isolate sPriJap1 chromosome 18, sPriJap1.hap1, whole genome shotgun sequence:
gacatggtctctgcttcaatcactaactctgagGAACATTCAAAAATTTCCTCCGCCTTCTCCAAAAAGCCCTAATTGGAAAAATTGCTTAACAAGACAAGaaaaaaagatttacatttatatagcacctttcacgaccactggatgtttcaaaacgctttacagccaatttggaatgtagtcactgttgcaatatgggaaacgcggcagccaatttgcacacagcaagctcccactaacagcaatgtgataatgaccagataatctgttttagtgatgttgattgagggataaatattggccaggacccgagggagaactccactgctcttcgaaataataccacgggatcttttacatccacctgagaaggcaaatGGGGCcaagatttaatgtctcatccaaaagatggcacctccgacagtgcagcactccctcagcactgcactggagtgtcagcctagatttttgtgctccactccctgagtgggatttgaacctacaaccttctgactcagatgcaagagtgctacccactgagccacaggctaaCCTAAACTTATTCCCTGGGTATTGTTGAAAATAATCATTACATGGATTTGATCTCTGTTACTTTTAAGATAGTGTCTTTGCAAGGAAAATAAAAAGATATTCTCActgaaaaaataataataatagaaAATGTCTAATTCTGGTTGAGATCGCTTCAGACTATCTGCAGAGCAGCACTTTGCTATCCCAGCATGATCACTAGAGCCAGTAGATCACAGGATAAATCTTCTGATCAACGAGGTTCAGGAAAGCATGCTTAATGTTCCTCTGTGCACAATTCTTAAGCCTGAAATTAATACATACAGGAATATAATCGGTGTGTGTTAACTATTCAgaggcttaactggaccagccacataaatactgcggcaacaagagcgggtcagaagctgggtattctgtggcaagtgtctcacctcctgactcctcaaagcctttccaccatctaaaaggcacaagtcaggagtgtgatggaataatctccacttgcctggatgagtgcagctccaacaatacttaaaaagctcgacaccatccaggacaaagcaacccgcattgattggccccccatccatcaccttaaacattcactcactccgccaccagcgcaccgtggctgcagtgcagcAAGAtgtactgtagcaactcgccaaggcttcttcagcagaatGTCACAAACccgcgacatctaccacctagaaggacaagagcaccaggtgcatgggaacaccatcacctgcaagttcccctccaagtcacacaccatcttgacttggaagtatattggccgttccttcatcgtcactggatcgaaatcctggaactccctccctgacagcactgcgggagtaccttcaccacacggactgcagcggttcaagaaggcggctcatcaccacctactcaagggcaattagggatgggcaataaatgctggccttgccagcgacgcccacatcccaggaaccaataaaaAAAGAATTCATAACTGAATTTTGTCAGTTGGAATTCTAGCCCTATATATTTAGATACCAATATCGTAACTCAGGAAAACATTTATACTTTTCACCCCAGTTTTCAATCCTTTCCCCTGACGTACGCTAGGATACAGTTTCACGGGTGCTGACACCatctggtaccttgcccaagttGCCCAGTGAGCGAGCATCCAGTGGACTATTCAACCTCTTGTGggaatcacagtcaagtccaattcTGTCCTCACCTGACATATGCACCATTCAAAGAAGAGTGCGTGTGGGTGGGGTGTTCTTCTGGTTCATTGGATGACAATattccctcaaacaacaccaccaaaaacaagtTAAGTgataatttattttatttttatttttgggagcttgctgtgcacaaagtggttGCCATGTTTTACTATAaatcaacagtgactgcacttcaaaagtaattcattggctgtgaagttctTGGGATGCCCTGAGaacatgtttaaaatcatgaaggatttagatagagcaaATAAATGAAGAGAAcccgtttccagtggctgaagggttgataaccagaggacacagatttaaggtgattggcaaaaggaccagaggcggcatgagggaaaacattttaatgcaacgagtggttaggatttgaaatgcactgTTTTACAGGTGGGTAGATGAagattcagtagtagccttcaaaaggaaattggataaatacttgaaggagaataaaATTggagagatatggggaaagagcaaggggaatgggactaaatggattgtttttcgaaagagccggtgcagacttgatgggccgaatggcctccttctgtgctatgattgtattctatgattctattttatgATTCGATGTAAGTGCAAAGTCTTTCTCTGTATATTCCAGCATGGGTCACTGGTCGGCAATCTGGCCGCGATTTTTCAGGGACACAGATGCAGCAAGACATTGCCTCTCTCGATGAGATCAGCTAGCTCAGAAGGCAATGGCTAAAACCTGGAACCATCCTGCTGTGTCGCAGGTCATTTCCGTTCAAGACCCATTTGGCCCCTTGGTTCAGTCATGTTGTGCAAAATCTGTAGGGTGCAGTTTAAATTGTCACTTTGTCTCTAATGATCACAAAAACAGTAGCAGCCATATTGCCAGCATTTTATTAGTAAAAACACATTCAGCAAACATGTTACAGACAGGAGACATGGCAACAGTTTATATGTTAAAGGAAGACTATCTTCTACAATAAACCGTAAAGTTCATAAAAATATTATCCTGTGTAGCCTGCTGGAGCAACAGTGTCGATTGGTGTCCGTTCATGCACTGGAGTAAATAGATGTCATGATGCAAACATTTACTCTACTGTGGCGAGCCTCATGGCCTAAACTCTATTGCACTGCACGTAATGCAGATAATTGGTCAGCCTGCAAGGTTCAGTCTGGCTGGCATTACAATTTGACATGCGCCTCTAAGTAAAGCCTGTGCTCACTAATGCATCAACCCATGTGTTGAACTATGCTGCTGTATAAGTTAACTATCTCTCAGTATCATAAAAAGCTGGTGTGCTCTCGGAGACTGAAATTCTGTGTAAATTCCCCTCGCGTGATTCCACGGGGCGAACGGCTATCAAACAGGGGGTCAATCAGTCTGCTTGAGGTAAGCGACGAGATGAAAAGCTTCGGGAAAGTTGTGTTGCGGTCATACTCAACAGAGGGTGACACTGGACCTAAGAATGGGGTCAATAAATGTTCTGGAACCAACAGGAAGTAGACAGGAAACTCACAAAATATCAGGGAGTAAAGCATGTTCGTTTTTAGTAATCCAACTTTGCAATGAGGATTTGAAAATCTAGGTCTAGAGCTTAACACAAAGTTCTCCGCTTAACGGAGTAGGCAAAGATGACTTTTGGCAATGTCAGTACAGTTCCTCCACAGGCCATCGTGTAATTGCACAATGTTACCTTTGATcctacaactatttttgtgaaactttaaatcaagtgcctccttattaccgacaaattaacaaataagaCTTTTGAACattaaaccaatcaaattaaaatttggttgcaggggggtgggagtgatgtttcactccagtctctccggcgcccacctctcgcggaaggccgtgagcgtactggtggacaccgcgtgctccatctccagggacaccctggcgcgaacgtaaccgCCTTCGATCCTACAGCCTCAACTCTGATGAACCTGAGACTGAGTGCATGGAGAGGGAGAACCCCCTGATCCAGAAGATTGCTGTGTTTTGATGCTGTGTGCTGAGGCTGCACTGCCAGGGGCACAAGtcccagtgtgtgaatatttgGTGGCCAGAATACTGCTATCAAGATGCCAAGTGATCAACTGGCCCCTCCATGAGAATTGGAAGGAAATTTATGATGATGCATGCAATAATAATTCAACACAAACACCAATAAAATCAAGTACATGAgcaccatgtgtgtgtgtgtacatataagaTAAATATTTTGTGCAATACAATTATAGACAGGGATATTCTCAGTGCTCCAAGAATAGCACTGCTAAAGCTGGTGAAAATTCAACGAAGTCTACCAGTAAACCAACCTTTCTATAATGGAGTAGATCACAATCCAAAGGTCAGGGGAGCTATGTGTCCTTTCATTTCAGTGGTTCTGTCACTCAGTAGTGATGAGGATATCCCTAAATATAGAACAGTAAATTGTGCCGtatcaaaaataaaaaaatttaaataacATGATCTTTCCTTAGCATTTTCTCTCGcctactgtaactgtaactgtaacaggTGATTTGTTTTTTAAATCAAGCAAATAGTGGCCTGTTTAAAGAGCTTTAAtgtgtactgtgccccagtgtattCAACCAACTCCACAGACATCTAAGCAGGTAAGTGCTTCATTCTGGACCACATACAGAGAGATTTTATGTCGGaacaggggaaaaaaaaaacaaactgGGGCATCTAGTGCGGAACATCGGCAGATTAAATAGTTAatgttccctccccctccccctctatagGCACTTGTACCATATTTTATATCGGTGTGGGTATTTGGTGCAGGGTTTTTATGTTGCCTGGCTTGCTCCCATCTGCCCAATATTGTGCTTCTGTTGCCATTGCTTGTCCTTATCCTGGTATCTCCCAGTTACCACGGTTATAAGTGAAGAGTAACTAATAATTTACTTAAATTAGGTTGAATATAGTTAGAAAACTTCTGAAGCTGGACATCCTGACTATTGTGTAACTATTATAGTTTTGGGGCTCACTTGTGGCAATTTATACCACAGGCCACAAAGAGTACTGAGATTACAGTGAATGTGCTTTTTACATATATAAGTTTAAAAAGTTAATACATTCAGTAAGTGACATTATTGTGAAGGGGCATGGGTGGATAATAGCCACGGAGACCCAAAATACTTGAACTACTACACCTACCAGGGTCATATATGCAACCACCATCCTACCTACAACTTCACATGCAAGGGGAAACTTGGAAGAATGGATACTCAAAGGAACTCCTATATCAAGACCACAGGGGAATGATTCCAGTGGAGACCAGCTAAAGTTCATCTGCTTGGGTCTGAGTCACGTAACTTTGTCTTTGATTCACTTAAGTTATTTATAGGTGCAGAATGTGTAAGAAGTTTTATTGCCTTAAATGTAAATAACTAGAAAGTGCAATGAAATCTGATATTGGTGAGGCATAGATCTCCAGTAAGCTTATAGAGGCCAGGATGTAGGGTTAGTATGCAACACAGGATGGTGCAGCGTTGATGCTCTTCCTTACAATTGTTCTAATAGTTTTACTGAGATAAGCAAAGCCACCCATTTGACTGAAGAGTCGAGTCTACATAATGCTGCACTTCCCCTTTAACTTCTCTGTTCTCTTCTGCTGTTTGGACTTCTTCCCGTCAATATTGAGGCTCATGGATCTGCGCTTTTCCAAATTAAGCAGTTCCTGGAAAAGCTCCTTGACGTTGTGATTGAGCTTGGCGGAGGTCTCCATGAAGGCGCACTTCCACTCCTTAGCCATGGCTTCCCCGACCTTACTGTCCACCTCCTTGACCGTTTCGTCGCACTTGTTCCCCACCAACATGACGGGGATGTTCTCGATATTGCCCTTGATCTGAAGGATCTGCTGATAGATGGGTTTCAGCTCCTCCAGGGACTGGCGGCTGCAGATCGAGTAGACCAGGATGAAAGCGTGTCCCTTGGAAATGGAGAGGCGTTGCATCGCTGGGAACTGGTGGGACCCTGTGGTGTCGGTGATCTGGAGGGTGCAGACGCTTTTATCACAGCTGATCACCTGCCTGTAGGTGTCTTCAATGGTGGGAATATAGGTCTCTCGAAATGTCCCCTTGACAAAACGTAGCACCAGGGAGCTTTTCCCAACACCCCCAGCCCCAAACACCACTACATTGTAATCATTACTCTGTTCAGGCATGTTCTCAGGGTCTTCTTACCTACAAATAAACAATAATAAAATAATAATCCAACAGGTGTTACCAATTTTAATGAAGAATTTGGATCAGCACTGCTGCTGTGACACATTGCCAATGATTTAGTCATTAGTTTTAGTTTAATTCCATCAAGTTAAAGGCAACCTCTATTTTCTTGGATCATAAAGAGAACTATTAACAAACAGGTAAGTTGCAGTAATGAACAAAGGGGAGATACTGAGTTCTATTTCTGGTGTGCAAGCCAGAAAAATCCCATCTGTTAGCATCGATGCAACTCATTAATGCCCAAACCATCAGTGGGAACACATTTGCTGCTCGAATAACACTTCAAGAAGAAAAGTGATTGGAGTGGATAATTTTAGGTGGAGCCAATTTTGTTCTATTTTGCATTTCAACTTAGGTAAATGTATAAATGTCAATCCAGAGGTCCACTTATTTCAGGCGATTGCATGAGGTGTGTGCTGTAATAAAGGGAAGTCTGAACACATTCTGTAATAGGATAATGTTCTAGTGAGTGGGAAAGGGGATGAGAATTTATGAAGAAATCCAACCAGATACATTTTCCAGGGATGGTACAAGCGGATGAGAATCTTTTGTCAGGAGCAGTGGATTTTTTTCACAAAGAACGAGAAGATTGTAACTAGAGGATATAAATGTTTAAGATCATCAACAAAAGAATGAAGGGAGTGGTTCAgtgtcagctcagtgggtagcatttctcacctaagtcagaaggttgaaggttcaagtcccacttcgtgagacttgagcatataattctggctgacactctcagtgcagtactgagggaggtgccgtctttcagatgagacgttaaggcacagccctgtctgctctctcaggtggatgtaaaagatctcatggcaccatttcaaagaagttatccccagtgtcccggccaacatttatccctaaatcaacatcactaaaatagattctctggtcattatcacattactgtttgtgaagCGTaactgtgtgccaattggctgccacgtttgctacattacaacagtgattatatgtcaaatagtacttcattggctgtaaaatgctctgggatgtcctgaggttgtgaaagtctctctatataaatgcaagtctttctttgtattatTATATAGAGAGTTGGCAGGCCATGAAATGCCCTATCAGAAACTGCGGTGGAAGAAGAATCCATAATAATGTTTAAACgtttgaaaatatattttttataggGTATGTGAAAAAGGCAGTAGTCTCACACTTGTTCGGTTTTAGTGTAAA
Proteins encoded in this window:
- the LOC139229140 gene encoding GTP-binding protein Di-Ras2-like, with amino-acid sequence MPEQSNDYNVVVFGAGGVGKSSLVLRFVKGTFRETYIPTIEDTYRQVISCDKSVCTLQITDTTGSHQFPAMQRLSISKGHAFILVYSICSRQSLEELKPIYQQILQIKGNIENIPVMLVGNKCDETVKEVDSKVGEAMAKEWKCAFMETSAKLNHNVKELFQELLNLEKRRSMSLNIDGKKSKQQKRTEKLKGKCSIM